A single region of the Yersinia entomophaga genome encodes:
- a CDS encoding helix-turn-helix domain-containing protein, translated as MKSENYQAFDTLRGHKAQLQNSVRLGSGIQLAAWTNSQDCVTLDNPDHHTLSLYVADGYECYHKTAGGWKNGGGPDRFCIMPKDSYSSWDVRTNLSFVHLYCTDDHLRSLAEQIWDRSPAQLQVDERVFADDMQITLLYRQFLLSCDWQDRANQLTLSSASTLLLTHMLRHYTQLQWALPQVKGGLAPSVLKRVQEYIESQLSQPLLLADLAKLAELSEFHFARMFKQSTGLAPHQYVMKVRLERAASLLRHGDLPLTEIALACGFSSASHFSHRFKSAFGYTASALRQESR; from the coding sequence GTGAAATCCGAGAATTATCAGGCTTTCGATACCCTGAGAGGCCATAAGGCGCAGCTGCAAAATTCTGTGCGGCTCGGGTCTGGCATTCAGTTGGCAGCCTGGACCAACAGTCAGGATTGCGTCACCCTGGATAATCCGGATCACCATACTCTGAGTTTGTACGTGGCCGATGGCTATGAGTGTTATCACAAAACCGCCGGTGGCTGGAAAAACGGCGGTGGTCCGGATCGGTTTTGTATTATGCCGAAAGACAGTTATTCCAGCTGGGATGTGCGCACTAATCTGTCTTTCGTCCATTTATATTGCACAGACGATCATTTGCGTTCTTTGGCCGAGCAGATTTGGGACCGAAGTCCGGCGCAGCTACAGGTTGACGAGCGCGTATTTGCGGATGATATGCAAATTACTTTGTTATATCGGCAATTTTTACTCAGCTGTGATTGGCAAGATCGAGCCAATCAGTTGACCTTGAGCAGCGCCAGTACTTTATTGCTGACCCATATGTTGCGTCATTACACCCAATTGCAGTGGGCATTACCGCAGGTGAAAGGCGGTTTGGCTCCCAGCGTTTTAAAACGGGTTCAGGAATATATTGAAAGCCAATTGTCTCAGCCATTACTGCTGGCGGACCTGGCCAAATTGGCGGAGCTTAGTGAATTTCATTTTGCCCGAATGTTTAAGCAAAGCACCGGATTAGCTCCTCATCAATATGTCATGAAAGTGAGATTGGAGAGGGCGGCTTCATTACTGCGCCACGGCGATTTGCCGCTGACAGAAATAGCATTAGCCTGCGGTTTCAGCTCGGCCAGTCATTTTAGCCACCGTTTTAAAAGTGCCTTTGGCTATACCGCCTCTGCGCTTCGGCAAGAATCGCGCTGA
- the pgaB gene encoding poly-beta-1,6-N-acetyl-D-glucosamine N-deacetylase PgaB, with amino-acid sequence MPTFSFLIRLLVVGIVTLVPASYAESDIPEFTPPAMRTLPQSEKPWKTNDFVVIAYHDVEDVAADQRYLSVRSSALNDQFAWLRNNNYVPVSIEQILTARNGGKPLPKKAVLLTFDDGYSSFYERVYPLLIAYNWPALLAPVGTWLDTPMDKKVNFGGLMTDRKRFATWDQIREMSRSGLVEIGAHTYASHYGANGNPQGNTEPAAVSRIYDRKTQTYESEAAYRQRMEKDVALITERIKQATGKSPRAWVWPYGAAGGTALEIVANHGYQLAFTLEPGIGNVNNLMSIPRILISNNPPIKDFAQSVNSVQEKEIMRVAHVDLDYLYDPDPVQQGKNLDKLIQRIYDLRINTVFLQAFSDPKGDGNIRQVYFPNRWIPMRADLFNRVSWQLASRAEVRVYAWMPVLAFEMDPKLPRIQRINIETEKVDVDPKAYHRLTPFNAVNRQRIIEVYEDLARYAPFSGILFHDDALMSDFEDASPDAMAAYKKAGFPDSIQAIRQNPETFNRWTRFKSQYLTDFTNQLMEHTKAIRGPQIKSARNIYAMPIIDPKSEAWFAQNFDEFLANYDWVAPMAMPLMEGVPMSKSDEWLANMVKTVAKRPGALDKTVFELQALNWRKAEGQDEISGEVLADWMRQLQLNGAQNFGYYPDNFITSEPQLETIRPALSSAWYPLK; translated from the coding sequence ATGCCGACATTCTCATTCTTAATCCGGCTGCTCGTGGTTGGGATAGTAACGCTGGTGCCTGCCTCTTACGCGGAGTCAGATATTCCAGAGTTTACCCCACCGGCGATGCGGACGTTGCCGCAAAGTGAAAAACCTTGGAAAACCAATGACTTTGTGGTTATCGCCTACCACGACGTGGAAGACGTAGCTGCCGATCAGCGCTACCTCAGCGTGCGTAGCAGCGCATTGAACGATCAATTTGCCTGGCTGCGGAACAATAACTATGTTCCGGTCTCCATTGAGCAGATTTTAACCGCGCGTAATGGCGGTAAACCTTTGCCGAAAAAGGCCGTTTTACTGACGTTTGATGACGGTTACAGCAGCTTTTACGAAAGAGTTTATCCGCTGTTGATCGCCTATAACTGGCCGGCCTTATTGGCACCGGTTGGCACTTGGTTGGATACGCCGATGGATAAAAAGGTGAACTTTGGCGGATTAATGACTGACCGCAAGCGCTTTGCTACCTGGGATCAGATCCGCGAAATGTCGCGCTCTGGTTTAGTCGAAATTGGTGCGCATACCTATGCTTCTCACTATGGTGCCAACGGCAACCCGCAAGGGAATACCGAACCGGCGGCGGTGAGCCGTATTTACGATCGTAAAACTCAAACCTACGAATCGGAAGCCGCTTATCGTCAACGCATGGAAAAAGACGTGGCGCTGATTACTGAGCGGATCAAACAGGCTACGGGAAAATCGCCGCGGGCTTGGGTCTGGCCGTATGGTGCGGCAGGGGGCACGGCGCTGGAAATTGTCGCCAACCACGGTTATCAACTGGCCTTCACGTTGGAGCCGGGTATTGGCAACGTGAATAATTTAATGAGTATTCCACGCATTTTGATCAGCAATAATCCTCCCATCAAAGATTTTGCGCAGTCCGTCAATAGCGTGCAGGAAAAAGAGATCATGCGCGTGGCGCACGTTGATCTGGATTATCTCTACGATCCCGATCCTGTCCAGCAAGGGAAAAATCTGGATAAACTGATTCAGCGCATTTATGACCTTCGGATAAATACCGTGTTCCTACAGGCATTCTCTGATCCAAAAGGCGACGGGAATATTCGTCAGGTGTATTTCCCTAACCGTTGGATACCGATGCGTGCTGATTTGTTTAACCGGGTTTCATGGCAGCTGGCCTCTCGCGCTGAGGTGCGGGTTTATGCCTGGATGCCGGTTCTGGCCTTCGAAATGGATCCTAAACTGCCGCGCATTCAACGGATAAATATTGAAACCGAAAAGGTTGATGTCGATCCCAAGGCGTATCATCGCCTGACGCCGTTTAATGCGGTCAACCGTCAGCGCATTATTGAAGTGTATGAAGATTTGGCGCGTTATGCGCCGTTCTCAGGCATTCTATTCCACGATGACGCTCTGATGAGCGATTTTGAGGATGCTTCTCCGGATGCGATGGCGGCTTACAAAAAGGCCGGTTTCCCTGATTCCATTCAGGCTATTCGTCAGAACCCGGAAACCTTCAACCGCTGGACTCGGTTTAAGAGCCAGTATTTAACTGATTTCACCAATCAGTTAATGGAGCACACCAAAGCGATTCGTGGGCCGCAGATTAAATCTGCCCGCAATATCTACGCTATGCCGATTATCGATCCAAAAAGTGAAGCCTGGTTTGCCCAAAACTTCGATGAGTTCCTGGCGAATTATGACTGGGTAGCACCGATGGCGATGCCGTTGATGGAAGGCGTGCCAATGTCTAAATCTGACGAATGGCTGGCGAATATGGTGAAAACCGTGGCTAAACGGCCGGGGGCTTTGGATAAAACCGTCTTTGAATTGCAAGCCTTGAACTGGAGAAAAGCCGAGGGGCAGGATGAAATCAGCGGCGAAGTGTTGGCTGATTGGATGCGCCAATTGCAGCTTAATGGCGCGCAAAACTTTGGTTACTACCCGGATAACTTCATTACCAGCGAACCACAGCTGGAGACTATCCGTCCTGCGCTCTCATCAGCCTGGTACCCACTCAAATGA
- a CDS encoding DUF488 domain-containing protein, whose translation MNIILKRVYDVHPPYDPDTFLIDRLWPRGITKVRLNGVIWLKEIAPTNELRKQFHQQGDWPAFVKDYTMQLNSNAVVWRPLLEIAKERPLTLLYGSKDAQHNHAIVLRNYLHAYCE comes from the coding sequence ATGAATATTATTCTTAAAAGAGTCTACGATGTTCATCCTCCTTATGATCCCGATACTTTTCTAATAGATCGTCTGTGGCCACGTGGAATAACTAAAGTTCGGCTGAACGGTGTTATCTGGCTTAAAGAGATCGCCCCAACGAATGAACTGCGGAAACAGTTTCATCAACAAGGTGATTGGCCGGCTTTTGTAAAAGATTACACGATGCAATTAAATAGCAATGCTGTTGTATGGCGTCCGTTGCTTGAAATAGCAAAGGAGAGACCACTGACTTTGCTCTACGGTAGCAAAGACGCGCAGCATAATCACGCTATCGTATTGAGAAACTATTTGCATGCTTATTGCGAATGA
- a CDS encoding M24 family metallopeptidase: MDNEKIKHLQGVSEKARAVMEREKIDALVVTLCDNFYYLTGFASFFMYTFRHTGAAVAVLFRDPHLPSLIIMNEFEAAGVTFDMPNVELKTFPVWVDVDDPFNPEQSNKRRERPIGPPVTAVFNLLKAALCDAGVLDKKIAIELNAMSHGGKTVLDRVAPGVQWVDSTPIFNEIRVIKSPWEIAYLRKSAEITEYGITEASKLIRHGCTSSELTAAYKAAIMQHPETNLSRFHLISIGENFAPKLIAETAGAQHSDLIKFDCGVDVAGYGADIARTMVLGQATPLVQRIYDSIRLGHEHMLSMVAPGVALKDVFDSTMDVIRKSGLKQYNRGHLGHGDGVFLGLEEAPFVSTQATEVFQPGMVMSLETPYYGHGVGAIMIEDMILVTETGIEFLSKLPRELVSLPL, from the coding sequence GTGGACAACGAAAAAATCAAACATTTGCAGGGCGTTAGTGAGAAAGCCAGAGCGGTGATGGAGCGTGAGAAGATCGATGCTCTGGTCGTCACCCTGTGCGATAACTTTTATTACCTCACCGGTTTTGCCAGTTTCTTTATGTATACCTTCCGCCATACCGGTGCGGCGGTGGCGGTATTATTTCGCGATCCCCACTTACCGTCACTGATCATCATGAATGAATTTGAAGCCGCTGGCGTAACTTTTGATATGCCTAATGTGGAGCTGAAAACCTTCCCGGTATGGGTAGACGTCGACGATCCCTTTAATCCAGAGCAATCGAATAAACGGCGAGAGCGCCCGATTGGCCCGCCGGTAACGGCCGTCTTCAATTTGTTAAAAGCGGCATTGTGTGATGCTGGCGTATTGGATAAAAAAATTGCCATCGAATTAAATGCGATGTCTCACGGTGGCAAAACTGTATTGGATCGCGTTGCGCCTGGGGTGCAGTGGGTAGATTCTACGCCGATTTTCAATGAAATCCGGGTGATTAAAAGTCCGTGGGAAATAGCCTATCTACGTAAAAGCGCAGAGATCACCGAATATGGCATTACGGAAGCCAGTAAACTAATTCGGCACGGCTGCACATCATCTGAGTTAACCGCAGCCTATAAAGCTGCCATTATGCAGCACCCAGAAACCAACCTTTCACGCTTTCATCTGATCAGCATCGGCGAGAATTTTGCACCTAAGCTAATAGCAGAAACCGCCGGGGCGCAGCATAGCGATCTGATTAAATTTGATTGTGGCGTGGACGTCGCCGGATATGGCGCTGATATTGCCCGAACCATGGTGCTTGGGCAAGCTACGCCGTTGGTTCAGCGAATTTACGACAGCATTCGTCTTGGACATGAACACATGCTGAGTATGGTCGCGCCCGGCGTCGCGTTAAAAGATGTATTTGATTCTACGATGGATGTTATCCGGAAATCAGGCTTGAAGCAGTACAACCGTGGTCATTTGGGGCATGGCGACGGAGTCTTCCTCGGTTTGGAAGAGGCGCCATTTGTCAGCACGCAGGCGACGGAAGTGTTCCAGCCCGGTATGGTTATGAGCCTGGAAACGCCTTACTACGGCCACGGAGTGGGCGCTATCATGATCGAGGATATGATATTGGTCACTGAGACAGGCATTGAGTTCTTGAGCAAATTGCCGCGAGAACTGGTTTCCCTTCCGCTCTGA
- the pgaA gene encoding poly-beta-1,6 N-acetyl-D-glucosamine export porin PgaA, with protein MSKAILTLLRPFQRPRMTLLALFVSGLAVNPVVADTHYDSLIIQARDGNTTPILDFLQKASSAGMLNSGQVADWLQIAGWAGHDNDVIAIYQRYQSSMQIPARGLAAVARAYRNQKRWDQALALWQASLKADPNNTELISAMIMTQADAGRDKEALQKATELVKRTPSAQSYLALSYLHSAANRHYAALEAATKAMDFTPVSPEVIKNHVAMLQKNRVAAPALKVAQENSKLFTPAQMRQLERDALAEKVRQASLPTRSEQQRFDLADQALEHYLALLIAWQNNPETQTDYQQARIDRLGAMLARAQMTRLINDYEAMQREGYTLPGYAQRWAASAYIDRRQPEKAAAILSDMYFKDGKTVAKNMGLEDIDATYYALLESEQLDKAQAFANAVSNQAPYQLFMYNLPVRTPNDEWLEGQFLLAQSEVNSDELPAAERRLTKLTGTAPVNMDLRIALAKVYATRGWPRRAERELKQVESLEPSSITLEAAQAETALELQEWRQFELLIDDLVARVPENVTTQELARQRQIRHMSELRISGGRTLASDSPLSGKNDQGIEALLYSPPIDENWRVFTGGSFDNSHFEEGRGINRVLRLGAEFTARNNWVEAEVANHNYGYGNKVGGRLSAWHDFNDHWRIGGSAEKLAKNTPLRALKNNVNSDSANLFVRWNGSDRQDAQLSVTPSHFSDGNHRWEYAFNGRQRVYTAPYLSVDLNLDLSSSQNTKEDTLYYNPKRDFSAVPSLTFDHIMYRRYKTVWSQQLQLGAGTYWEKNYGTGAVTSVGYGQRIQWNDVVDTGVSVTWDKRPYDGKRERDVQLSFDMNYRF; from the coding sequence ATGAGTAAAGCGATATTAACGCTGCTGCGTCCATTTCAAAGACCCAGAATGACTTTATTGGCATTATTTGTTTCAGGGCTAGCAGTTAATCCAGTTGTCGCAGATACACACTATGATTCATTAATTATTCAAGCAAGGGATGGCAATACCACGCCAATTCTAGATTTTCTACAAAAAGCGTCTTCTGCAGGAATGCTTAATAGCGGGCAGGTTGCCGACTGGCTACAAATTGCCGGTTGGGCAGGGCACGATAATGACGTTATTGCCATTTATCAACGTTATCAATCCAGTATGCAAATACCGGCCAGAGGATTGGCTGCGGTCGCGCGCGCCTATCGTAATCAAAAACGTTGGGATCAGGCGTTAGCACTTTGGCAGGCCAGCCTGAAAGCTGATCCTAATAACACCGAATTGATCAGTGCGATGATCATGACTCAGGCTGACGCCGGTCGTGATAAAGAGGCATTGCAAAAAGCCACCGAATTGGTGAAGAGAACGCCTTCTGCCCAGAGCTATCTGGCGCTGTCCTATTTGCACAGCGCGGCCAATCGTCACTACGCTGCACTGGAAGCGGCGACCAAGGCGATGGATTTTACACCGGTCTCCCCCGAAGTGATAAAGAATCATGTTGCCATGCTGCAAAAGAACCGTGTGGCGGCTCCCGCATTAAAAGTTGCGCAGGAAAATAGCAAACTATTCACTCCGGCGCAGATGCGGCAGCTTGAAAGAGACGCGCTGGCGGAAAAAGTACGCCAGGCTAGCCTGCCGACACGCAGCGAACAACAGCGTTTTGATCTGGCCGATCAAGCGTTGGAACACTATCTTGCGCTGCTGATCGCGTGGCAGAACAACCCCGAAACCCAGACGGACTATCAACAGGCGCGTATTGACCGACTGGGGGCAATGTTGGCTCGCGCGCAAATGACCCGTCTGATTAACGATTATGAAGCGATGCAGCGTGAAGGTTATACCCTGCCAGGCTACGCGCAGCGCTGGGCGGCTAGCGCCTATATCGACCGTCGTCAGCCGGAAAAAGCGGCGGCCATTCTCAGCGACATGTACTTCAAAGACGGCAAAACCGTTGCGAAGAATATGGGACTGGAAGATATTGATGCCACTTATTACGCGTTGCTGGAGAGCGAGCAACTGGATAAAGCTCAGGCCTTTGCCAATGCGGTGAGCAATCAGGCACCTTATCAGCTGTTTATGTATAACCTGCCGGTCAGAACACCAAATGATGAATGGTTGGAGGGGCAGTTTTTGTTGGCCCAATCGGAAGTTAATTCTGATGAATTACCGGCGGCTGAACGTCGTTTAACCAAGCTGACCGGTACCGCGCCGGTCAATATGGATCTGAGAATTGCATTAGCCAAAGTGTATGCCACGCGCGGCTGGCCGCGTCGGGCAGAAAGAGAACTGAAGCAAGTTGAAAGCCTGGAGCCGAGCAGTATTACTCTTGAGGCGGCGCAGGCTGAAACCGCGCTGGAGTTGCAAGAATGGCGGCAGTTTGAATTACTGATTGACGATCTGGTTGCCCGCGTGCCGGAAAACGTCACAACTCAGGAGCTGGCTCGTCAACGTCAGATTCGCCATATGTCGGAGCTGCGCATTTCCGGCGGACGCACTTTGGCATCGGATAGTCCACTCAGCGGTAAAAACGATCAGGGCATTGAGGCGCTATTGTATAGCCCGCCCATTGATGAAAACTGGCGCGTATTTACCGGCGGTTCCTTTGATAATAGCCATTTCGAAGAAGGCCGTGGCATCAACCGGGTGCTACGTTTAGGGGCCGAATTTACTGCTCGCAATAACTGGGTAGAAGCTGAGGTCGCCAACCATAATTATGGTTATGGCAATAAGGTCGGCGGGCGCTTATCCGCTTGGCATGACTTCAATGACCATTGGCGCATCGGAGGTTCTGCGGAGAAACTGGCAAAAAACACGCCGCTTCGTGCCTTGAAAAATAACGTTAATTCGGACAGCGCAAACCTGTTTGTCCGTTGGAATGGCAGCGATCGTCAGGATGCACAGCTAAGCGTGACACCGTCACACTTCTCTGACGGTAACCATCGTTGGGAATACGCGTTCAACGGTCGCCAGCGGGTGTATACCGCGCCGTACTTGTCCGTCGATCTGAATCTGGATTTGTCCAGTAGCCAAAATACCAAAGAAGACACCTTGTATTACAACCCGAAAAGGGACTTCTCTGCCGTGCCGTCGCTAACTTTCGACCACATTATGTACCGTCGTTATAAAACCGTCTGGAGCCAACAGCTTCAGCTCGGAGCCGGGACGTATTGGGAAAAAAATTACGGAACCGGAGCCGTAACCTCCGTGGGTTATGGACAGCGCATTCAGTGGAATGACGTAGTGGATACCGGTGTTTCCGTAACCTGGGATAAGCGCCCGTACGATGGGAAACGGGAACGTGACGTCCAGCTATCTTTTGACATGAACTATCGCTTTTAA
- the pgaC gene encoding poly-beta-1,6-N-acetyl-D-glucosamine synthase, whose product MTDRIIAFIILCLVLSIPAGMVLMFTGDVLLNFVFFYPLFMSGIWITGGVYFWLRRERHWPWGGDVEPPELKGNPLVSILIPCFNEGLNARETIHAALAQTYQNIEVIAINDGSSDNTGEVLDELQKEDSRLRVLHLAQNQGKAVALQMGTAAARSEYLVCIDGDALLDKHAVPYLVAPMIENPRVGAVTGNPRIRTRSTLIGRIQVGEFSSIIGLIKRTQRVYGQVFTVSGVVAAFRRRALADVGYWSPDMITEDIDISWKLQVRHWAVFFEPRGLCWILMPETLRGLWKQRLRWAQGGAEVFLKNMFKLWRWRNRRMWILFLEYSLSITWAFTYAISILLFFVGFVVPLPPGIHVENIFPPAFTGMVLALTCLLQFAISLVIERRYEPKLGMSLFWIIWYPMVYWMLSLFTTLVAFPKVMLKVKRKRARWVSPDRGIGRIKE is encoded by the coding sequence ATGACAGATAGAATAATTGCTTTTATTATCTTATGTTTAGTGTTGAGTATCCCAGCGGGAATGGTATTGATGTTCACCGGGGATGTTCTGCTCAACTTCGTGTTTTTCTACCCGTTATTTATGTCAGGAATCTGGATAACCGGAGGGGTCTACTTCTGGCTACGTCGTGAGCGGCATTGGCCGTGGGGGGGCGATGTTGAACCACCGGAACTGAAAGGTAATCCGCTGGTTTCCATTCTTATCCCATGCTTTAACGAGGGATTGAACGCGCGGGAGACCATTCACGCGGCGCTGGCGCAGACCTATCAGAATATCGAAGTGATCGCCATTAATGATGGCTCCAGCGACAACACCGGCGAAGTGTTGGATGAACTGCAAAAGGAAGATAGCCGCCTGAGGGTGCTGCATCTGGCTCAAAACCAGGGTAAAGCGGTTGCTCTGCAAATGGGCACAGCCGCCGCGCGCAGTGAATATCTGGTGTGCATCGATGGGGATGCGCTGCTGGATAAACATGCGGTGCCGTATTTGGTTGCTCCGATGATTGAAAATCCACGGGTGGGGGCAGTGACGGGAAACCCGCGTATTCGTACCCGTTCCACATTAATTGGGCGTATTCAGGTCGGGGAGTTTTCTTCCATTATCGGTCTGATTAAGCGCACTCAGCGGGTGTATGGGCAGGTATTCACCGTTTCCGGCGTTGTTGCGGCTTTCCGCCGTAGGGCGCTGGCCGACGTGGGATATTGGAGTCCAGACATGATTACCGAAGATATCGATATCAGCTGGAAGTTACAGGTGCGGCATTGGGCAGTGTTCTTTGAACCGCGCGGCCTGTGCTGGATTCTGATGCCAGAAACCTTGCGGGGATTGTGGAAACAACGTTTGCGTTGGGCGCAGGGCGGTGCAGAAGTGTTCCTGAAGAATATGTTCAAGCTGTGGCGCTGGCGTAATCGTCGGATGTGGATACTGTTCCTCGAATATTCGCTTTCTATTACCTGGGCCTTTACCTACGCCATCAGTATTCTGTTGTTCTTCGTTGGCTTTGTGGTGCCATTGCCGCCGGGTATTCATGTGGAGAATATATTCCCGCCGGCGTTTACCGGCATGGTGCTAGCATTGACCTGTTTGCTCCAGTTCGCCATTAGTTTGGTAATTGAACGCCGTTATGAGCCGAAACTGGGCATGTCGCTGTTCTGGATCATTTGGTATCCGATGGTGTACTGGATGCTGAGTTTATTTACTACGCTGGTCGCTTTCCCAAAAGTGATGCTGAAAGTGAAACGTAAGCGTGCCCGGTGGGTCAGTCCGGATCGCGGTATTGGGAGAATCAAAGAATGA
- a CDS encoding GNAT family N-acetyltransferase → MRLNEFGQAIGDELADWQGALLPQKEVLNGRFCYLEPVNMAKHEKQLYQAYHSIEDDRDWTYLFKARPETEAEFHDYMLSMINATDAVHYAVMDTHGGHVIGTVALMRIDNNNGVIEIGSVNWSPLLKRNSAGTEAIYLLLSYVFDTLGYRRCEWKCDSCNEPSRNAAKRYGFKYEGQFRQAIVVKGRNRDTDWFSIIDGEWPEVKRAITQWLSTENFTADGKQKRRLQDFQTAI, encoded by the coding sequence GTGAGATTAAATGAGTTTGGACAAGCAATTGGCGACGAATTGGCAGATTGGCAAGGCGCATTGTTACCGCAAAAAGAAGTGCTGAACGGTCGTTTCTGTTATCTGGAACCCGTCAATATGGCCAAGCATGAAAAACAGCTGTATCAGGCTTATCACAGTATAGAAGATGACCGCGATTGGACTTATCTCTTCAAAGCGCGTCCGGAAACAGAGGCTGAGTTTCATGACTATATGCTAAGCATGATTAACGCTACCGATGCCGTGCATTATGCCGTGATGGATACGCATGGAGGCCATGTAATAGGCACAGTGGCTTTGATGCGTATTGATAATAACAATGGCGTAATTGAGATAGGCTCGGTTAATTGGTCTCCATTACTGAAAAGAAACTCTGCCGGAACCGAAGCCATATATCTTTTACTCAGCTACGTGTTCGATACCTTAGGTTATCGCCGTTGTGAATGGAAATGTGATTCCTGCAATGAGCCTTCTCGGAATGCGGCTAAACGCTATGGTTTTAAATACGAAGGCCAATTCAGACAGGCCATAGTGGTAAAAGGGCGTAATAGAGATACCGATTGGTTCTCGATTATCGATGGTGAATGGCCGGAGGTTAAACGAGCGATAACACAATGGTTATCCACAGAAAATTTCACTGCTGACGGAAAACAAAAGAGACGCTTACAGGATTTTCAAACGGCGATTTAA
- the pgaD gene encoding poly-beta-1,6-N-acetyl-D-glucosamine biosynthesis protein PgaD, whose translation MSAPLIQTEQRLLPKLIDIIITAFAWCGFIYLFVNGLLATVHHAPHAGTIPLHIYLLEGLSTIVIYLLIALFNALVLIAWAKYNQVRWRVERRQHRPHLEDHELASTLSVQAELIAELKGGNNFVLYNDEDGRLVDVKLGNRH comes from the coding sequence ATGAGTGCGCCTCTGATTCAAACCGAGCAGCGTTTGCTGCCGAAATTGATAGATATCATCATTACCGCGTTTGCCTGGTGCGGTTTTATCTATCTGTTTGTCAATGGGTTGCTTGCCACTGTCCATCATGCCCCGCACGCGGGGACGATTCCGCTGCATATCTATCTGCTGGAAGGGTTAAGTACCATCGTGATTTATTTACTGATTGCGCTATTTAACGCCTTGGTACTGATTGCGTGGGCGAAATATAACCAGGTTCGTTGGCGGGTTGAGCGTCGTCAGCATCGTCCTCATTTAGAGGATCATGAATTAGCCAGCACCTTATCGGTTCAGGCTGAATTAATTGCTGAATTAAAAGGCGGTAATAATTTCGTTCTGTATAACGATGAGGATGGACGTTTGGTGGATGTGAAACTCGGCAACCGTCATTAA
- a CDS encoding epoxyqueuosine reductase QueH has protein sequence MPDFIRPKLTLPDNQSKLLLHSCCAPCSGEVMEALNASGIEYTIFFYNPNIHPKREYLIRKDENIRFAEKHNIPFIDADYDSDNWFERAKGMEKEPERGIRCTMCFDMRFERTALYAYEHGFNVISSSLGISRWKNMQQINDCGKGAADKYPGIRYWDYNWRKMGGSSRMIEISKREKFYQQEYCGCIYSLRDSNLHRKTQGRDIIRIGTLYYGDDNEES, from the coding sequence ATGCCTGACTTTATTCGTCCCAAGCTCACGCTGCCTGATAACCAGAGTAAACTTCTGCTCCATTCCTGCTGCGCGCCTTGCTCCGGCGAAGTTATGGAAGCACTAAATGCGTCAGGCATCGAGTACACCATCTTCTTTTATAATCCGAATATTCATCCCAAACGTGAATATTTGATCCGTAAAGACGAGAATATCCGCTTCGCGGAGAAGCATAATATTCCTTTTATTGACGCCGATTACGATAGCGATAACTGGTTCGAACGCGCCAAAGGGATGGAGAAGGAACCTGAGCGAGGCATTCGCTGCACCATGTGTTTCGATATGCGTTTTGAACGCACTGCGCTATACGCCTATGAACACGGTTTTAACGTCATTTCCAGCTCATTGGGCATTTCCCGCTGGAAAAATATGCAGCAAATAAATGACTGTGGCAAAGGTGCGGCGGATAAATATCCGGGGATACGTTATTGGGATTATAACTGGCGAAAAATGGGCGGTTCATCGCGCATGATTGAAATCAGTAAGCGGGAAAAATTCTATCAGCAGGAATATTGTGGCTGCATTTATTCCCTACGCGATTCCAATCTACACCGCAAAACGCAGGGGCGAGATATCATCCGCATCGGCACCTTATATTACGGCGATGATAACGAAGAATCCTAA